The genomic stretch GGCACAACAGcctgagcagcagcagcagcaacagcggctatagtagcagcagcagcagcagaagcctTTTCTTTCTGCATTTCCTTTTCCTGCATGAATCGCCCTCGGAGTTCCATGGCTAGACGATGCAGAAACCGTCTTCTAGTACCTGTGTACCCCGTGCATGCCTTGTAGAGCACATAGGCATTCACTGCCGCCAAGTCCAGCATATTATAGAACACTGCAACTGGCCACCTGCGTGTTGCTGCTCGTACCGAGTATTTGCGTGCCATTTGGTCCAAAACATCAACACCACACTTCATATAGTTGTAGTCTGTTATTGTGTTtggttttttctttctgtcatcCCCGGGCACCACGTGTTGGTGCATGGAGCTCAGAACACACActgttttctttgtctttggaGCATACACTGTCAATGACACACTGCCACTTCTGAACACCGATGTGGAGAATTGTTCCCGtgctgcagtgtcctttgctgGAGGTGGAAGCTCACGCCGAACTTTGTTCATTGTGCCAAGAAGAGTGGTGTTACGGTGAAGCAGTCTGTGTACCAGTGATAATGAGGTGAAAAAGTTCTCTGTTGTGACATTCCTGCCCACATCAAGGAATGGCTGCATGAGACGCATCACCACGTTCTCTGACAGCTTCTCACCTGTGGGACGACCAGGATCCTTTCCCAAGTAAGTAAGGTTTAAAGTAAGGTTTaaagatttccaaaaggcttgtGGAGAGGTTGTGCGCTAGGCGTGGCTATGCGGTAGGAGTGGAACGAGGCTTCACGAGACTTTCGGCAGTATCCAACATGGCGGCACGCTTCTAAAACAAACTAACAACAAGTAATTAAATATCTTCGCCAATTTAGAATAACCTAAAATTAAGTGagtaaataagtaaaaagtATATAATTAATCGCGGTTCATTTAAAATCTTCACTCTGGAGGAGTCTGCGGACGGATTGGATAACCTATTTACTTTCATCGACGAGTGTTTTGACCGGATTATAATGGGGAAACCAAAGCCTCTCACCGAGACTCCGACCACCAGCAAAACCGCTTCATCCACCAAGAGGAGCAGACCCGAGGATTCACCCGAGGCGGCCTCCCCACCTAGGGAAGACCTGGCAAACATTCTGGACTCCATTGATAAGAGGCTATCGAGCTTCGACGCACGTATGTCCCTATTAGAAATTCTCCATAGGGAATTCCAGGCGATGCGTGAGTCTCTGGAGTTCAGCCAGAAACAGGTGGAGACGCTCGCTAAGGAGAACGCGGCTCTCAGAGAGTCCGTGAAATCCCTCACAGAGGGCCTGGGCCAGCTCTCGTTAGAAAACAAGAAAATCAAAGAAGCGGTTTTGGATCTCCAGGCGAGAAGCATGAGGGACAACCTCGTTTTTGCAGGCATCCCAGAAGCAGCGGACGAAAATCCCGAAACCACGGTGAAGAACTTCATCCATAAACAGCTCAAACTTCCAGCGGAGACCACAAGTAACATCACCTTCCATCGTGTGCACCGCCTTGGAGGTAAAAGACCCGACGGCCACAGACCACGACCCATCGTGGCAAAATTCGAGCACTTCAAGCAAAAGGAGCTGGTtaaaagccgaggcagggaaCTGAAGGGGACGAACTTTAGTGTcaacgaccagttccccaagGAGATCCTGGAGCGACGCCGGGTCCTGTTTCCCGTGAGGAAGCGTCTCATAGACGGAGGTTCGCGAGCGGTCATCACCGTGGACAGGTTGTATGTCAACGGACAACTTTACCGCGATCGGGATACTACCCCCTGGCTATACTAGAGTAAAATAatccgggggaaaaaaaaaaaaaaaaaccccgctAACTTTTCCAAGGTATGTCTCCGTTAATATAATAACTGCTGGTCTCAAAGCATAGCCTGAGGTAAGATGTGCCCACGTCTTAATAGTGACTGCACCCcgctttttctctctctcttctttaaTTCAGCTGTTATTTTCTCTcctcttttcttcttctctcttcTCCTATATATAACGTATAACACCATGATTATGCATAAATGCATCGCACATAACGTACGCACACAAGCAGCACATAAACAGACCATACATATagacacatcacacacatatgtacttcacacgcacacagaggtACATAGGCACTTATGCGCACATATAAGCACAGGTGAGCAtaggcacgcacagacacacacacctagcaAGCTCCTCACACCCGGCGAGTTAGTTTAAACATGAGCACAATAAGGTTTGTCACATGGAATGTACGTGGTGTCGGCTCCAGAGTAAAGAGGCTAAAAGTTTTTAATCACCTGAAAGATTTACAAGCAGACATTGTCCTCCTACAAGAGACACATCTGtccaaaacagctgcagatgcactcacctCACCA from Paramormyrops kingsleyae isolate MSU_618 chromosome 10, PKINGS_0.4, whole genome shotgun sequence encodes the following:
- the LOC140593240 gene encoding uncharacterized protein; amino-acid sequence: MGKPKPLTETPTTSKTASSTKRSRPEDSPEAASPPREDLANILDSIDKRLSSFDARMSLLEILHREFQAMRESLEFSQKQVETLAKENAALRESVKSLTEGLGQLSLENKKIKEAVLDLQARSMRDNLVFAGIPEAADENPETTVKNFIHKQLKLPAETTSNITFHRVHRLGGKRPDGHRPRPIVAKFEHFKQKELVKSRGRELKGTNFSVNDQFPKEILERRRVLFPVRKRLIDGGSRAVITVDRSGHYTWRTMTHQESQLVFFGRQGKQSCEVR